In Pseudohongiella acticola, the sequence ACCGAGCAGGCGCAGGCCAGAGGGATTCTGGTGATCTGGGATCTGGCGCACAGTGCGGGGGTTGTGCCTGTGCAGCTGGATGCCTGTCGCGCCGATTTTGCTGTCGGGTGCGGTTACAAATACCTGAACGGTGGTCCCGGTGCCCCGGCATTTCTGTACGTGGCCCGGCGGCATCAGGCGCAGGCCGCCCAGCCATTAAGTGGCTGGATGGGCCATATGGCGCCATTTGATTTCGACAATGCCTATCAGGCTGCGCCAGGCGTGGCGGGCTTCCTTACCGGTACGCCGCCGGTGATTTCCCTGAGCATTCTGGATGCTGCGCTGGATGTGTTTGCCGATGTGGATGTGGCGCAGTTGCGTCAAAAATCGCTGGCACTGGCTGGCGTGTTTATGCAGCGGGTAGCTCAGTCGCCATTACTGGCCGAGCTGCAATTGCTGTCGCCAGTTGATGAAGCACAACGGGGTGCCCAGTTGGCCTATCGGCATCCGCACGCGTTTGCCATTTGCCAGGCATTGATTGCTCACGGCGTGATCGCGGATTTTCGCGCGCCGGACATTCTGCGAGTTGGCTTCAGTCCATTGTTTCTTCGGTTTGCCGATATTGGGCGCAGTGTTGATGTGCTGAGCCGGATTATGCGGGATGAGCTGTGGCGCGATCCGGCCTATGCCGTCAGGCACAAGGTTACATGAGAATCGTCTCTTGAACTCAGCCAGGTTTGACAGTAAAGCGTTGGCGGTACTTGCGGCTCAGTCTGCCGATTGCGATGCCGCCGATGACGCCCGGCGACACCCAGAACACCACGCCCAGGCCGGCAAAACTGCCACCTTCAAGTAGTGGACCAAGCAGGCTGGCGGCGCCCACTACAAAAAATGCTGTGTAGGCGCCGATGCCTGAGGCGATCAGTGCGCCCAGGTGTTCCACCCACCATTCTCGCGGGTGGGCCAGTTCAGCCTTGAAGCCGTAGCGCAGGAAGCCCGCCGCTACCCAGGTCTCCAGAGCACCAAAGATCAGCATCAGGATATCGCCTCGGCGAGCACCCAGCACCAGTAACGTTACGCCAGCAGTCAGCAATGCCAGACATAACGCGACATGCACCGGTCTGCGCAGGATGCGACGATCCTCTTTGTGTTGAATGACCAGCCAGCCGTGGCGGGTGGTCGCCAGCACCAGGATGCTGAGCGAGAGCAGGAATGTTGCGGCGGCGCGGACCTCGGCACTGAAGGCGTCTATGGCTGCAGGCGTGGTCGTGACGGGGACTGGGTGCGTCACCAGCGGGCGCCACAGATCGAAGGACGTTATCAGTACGCCCGACCAGCCGACGGTGTACATGATGATGGCGAAGATGCGGCCGAAACGTTTGTGGTTAAGGGCACCTTTCTTGCTGATCGCCGGTACCCAGAAGATCACCAGCGCGATGACACCGGCAACAATATGCAGATACAGAGCGGATTGATGAAGCCAGAACATAATGTGAACCTCGGATTGGCAAAGTCGGATAAGGACCTTAATATTGGGGCTTGTCTGTCAACCGGCCTAGTGCCAAAAGCCACAATGATACGGATGACTTATGACCTAGTGATGCCGATTGCGGGTATGGCATACTGTGGTAAAGACTGATTGCTACTCTGCGTCGGAGCCGGAGATGAAAATACGTGTCATGTTGGCTGAAGACCAGAACCTTGTGCGTCTGGGTATCTGCAGTTTGCTCGAGCTCAGCAAGGACATTGAGGTTGTCGGCCAGGTCGAAGACGGTAGTCAGGTCGTCGACGGTATCGCCAGATTTCAACCGGACGTTCTATTGATAGATGTTCGCATGCCGAAGATGACCGGCATTGATGCGTTGCACGCCATGCGCGACGCCGGCTGTATGGTGCCCAGTATCATCCTGACCACCTTCGACGACAGTCAGCTGGTCATGGAAGGTATTGCTGCCGGCGCGCGTGGCTACCTGCTCAAGGATGTGTCACTGGACAGTCTGGTGGGTGCCATTGATACCGTTCACGCTGGCGGGACCTTGATGCAACCAGCGCTGACTGAAAGAATCCTCAAGGGGTTGTCGACCATGGAGCCCCGGTACGATGACACCGCTGCGGTGGAAGCACTCAGTGACAAGGAAATAGAAGTGCTGCGTCTGATGGCCGGCGGCTTCAGCAATCGGGAAATTTCCAACACCATTCACAAATCTGAAGGTACCATCAAGAATCAGGTGTCTTCCATATTGGAAAAGCTGGGCGTGCGTGATCGCACGCAGGCTGTGCTGCGCGCCATCAATCTGGGATTGTTGTGAGTGCAACGCCCGCGCAAGTCGGGCATGCGCGATTCAGGCCGCGCGATTCAGGATAGTGATTTGAAGGCGGCCAGAGCAGCTTCGCGAGAGGCCTTCAAATCGACCACCGGGCTCGGGTAATTCTCATCAAGCCGGACACCGGCACTGCGCAGGATATCCGCAGGCGCCTCGAACGGGGCATGAATGTGTTTGTCAGGGAGCGACGCCAACTCCGGCACATAGCGCCTCAGGTAGTCGCCCGCCTGGTCAAATTTCCGGCTTTGCAGCACCGGGTTGAATACCCGGAAATACGGCGACGCGTCGGCGCCGCAGCCGGCGATCCATTGCCAGCTGGCGCTGTTGTTGGGCAGGTCGGCATCCACCAGACAGTCCCAGAACCAGTCTTCACCGGCGTGCCAGTGCAGAAGCAGATTCTTGACCAGGTAGGAGCCAACGACCATGCGCACCCGGTTGTGCATATAGCCGGTTTGCCAGAGTTCGCGCATGCCGGCATCCACCAGCGGCATGCCGGTATTGCCCTGTTGCCAGGCACGCAATCGGTCAGCGTTTTGTTCCCAGGGGAAGTTGTTGAAGCGTTTTTGAATCGCGACACGGGGCAGGTCAGGGTTGTGGTAGAGCAGTGAGTAGGAAAACTCGCGCCAGCCGATCTCTGACAGAAAATTGTCCAGGTCGTTCTCGAGCCCGCCGGTAGCACCTGCCAGTTGTGCTTCGTGCCATACCTGTCGCGGCGAAACCTCGCCAAAATGCAGATAGGGAGAAAGGCGTGAGACCTTGGCCCGGGCCGGGAAGTTGCGCCCTTCTTTGTACCCCTCCAGGCCTGTGTCCAGAAATTGCTGCAAGCGCTGCCAGGCTGCCTTTTCGCCAATCTGCCAGGTTGCTGCCATGGTTTTATCCCAGGGGATGGTGGGCAACAGGCCCAGTGCATCAATGCCTGAGGGACCTACTCGGCCTTTCAGCCAGGCGCCGCCGGAAATTGATGTTGCATCCACTACAGACTGTTTGAGTCGCCGGGGAGCCGGCAGCGGTTGTGCCGGTGGCTCTGCCTTGAGACAACCGCGTCGGTAGAAGGGTGTAAAGACGCGGTAGGGGGTTTGATCATCCTTGAGAATGCGCCAGGGTTCCCACAACAGTGAGCCATTGCTGCTGTAAACCACCGTGCCGTTGTCGTTCAGCTGTTTCTTGAGCTGACTGTCACGATTGATGCGCCAGGGTTCATAGCAGCGGTTCCAGTAAACATCATCGACCTGGAGGGCTTTTACCAGTCTTGGCATGAGGGTCAATGGGTCGCCCTTCAATACCAGCAGTTGATCCCCCAGTGATGCCGATAGCGCGCTCAGTGAATGGTGCAGCCACCAGCGGCTGGCGCCACCCATGGCCCATTCGCCACTGTTGCTGTCATCCAGAATGTAGACAGGGATGACCGCGCCATTATTGCAGGCCTCATAAAGTGCCGGGTTGTCCGCCAGGCGCAGATCCTGCCGCAACCAGACCAGGTTGATACGTTGTGCTGAAATGATCATGTCCTATGCAAATAATAGATTCGTTGATGGTACGTTGCCAGGGCGCGCAAGGATCATACGACAACCAACAAATCCTTGCCCGAATCTGTTATCTTTTGATTGATCAAGGCTCTGCTGACCGGATGCCCTGCAATCCAGGCGGGCCTTACCCGGGCGTGGTGGTGATAAGATGACCACCGCACGCAATACGGATGACGGAAGAGAGAAATCATGACTAGCACCGGCTTTGTACAGTCGCCCTCGAAGAACGCCAGGATCCCCGCGGTGAACATTGTGTCGCCACGTCATGTGGACAGTTGGACCCATACCCGCGGTGGTGACCCACGTGGATTTATCGACGCAACCCGGCTTCGCGAGTTGTGGATCCATACCGGCACCGCCTGCAATCTGGCCTGTCCGTTCTGTCTGGAAGGTTCCAGACCCGGTGATACCCGGATTCCGGCCATAACACTGGAGGAGCTCAAGCCTTTCATTCACGAAGCAGTGGACATGGGCGTTGAACAATTTTCGTTTACCGGTGGCGAGCCTTTTGTCATTCGCGATTTTGTCAATATTCTGGATTATGCCAGCCGTCATAAACCCTGTTTTGTACTGACCAATGGCACGCGGGTTCTGATGCAGCGTGCTCATCAGATTTTACCGTTACTCGACAATCCGTTTTCGGTCAGCTTTCGCATCAGCCTGGATTACCCGGACGCAGTCCGCCATGATGCCGGTCGGGGCGAGGGCAGTTTTGCCGAGTCCTTGCAGAGCATCCGCTGGTTGCACGAACAGGGCTTCAAGGTGTCAGTGGCGCGGCAGATGCAAGCTGACGAAAACAGTGGTGCGATAGAAGCCCAGTACCGGGATGTTTTTCACCAGCATGATATTCCGCAGGCCGTCGCTTTTACCGCCTTTCCGGATTTTGGGGTACCTGGCACTGAAGATGGCAGCCCGGAAGTGACGGAAAACTGTATGGAGAAATACCCGACCACACAAAGCCGGGAGCACTTCATGTGTACCCATACCCGGATGCTGATCAACACTGAGCGGGGCGTACGGGTGTACGCCTGTACGCTGGTGGATGACGACCCCGACTATGATCTGGGCGGCACGCTGGCTGAAAGCATGGAAACACGCATCATGCTTCGCCATCATCGTTGTTTCAGTTGTTACAGATTCGGCGCCAGTTGCAGCGCGCCGGTTTAAGATACCCGTTCAAGGACAAAGATCATGGTCGATCTCGACAATAGCTATGCGCTGGGGCAGGGGAAGGAAAGCGCCAATACCGGCAGCCATGCCGTGGTCTGCTGCTAGTGGAGCTCCCCGCGGCTGACGTCGCCCCTGATTTTGAGCACCTGAATACAGACGATGCATCGCTGCACGAAAACGCCCAGGCATGGCTTTCTGTCGAATATTCGCAGATTGACGCGGGCGAGTTCAGCGGCCGCATCACCCGTCGTGATCTGGGTCCGGTCACCATTTTTCTGGAATACCAGAACAAGGCGGTACACAAGCGGGCGCAGGTTCCCGCTAATCGTTGTACCATATCCATGATCGATCATGGTCACAATGCGGCTCGCTTCATGAGACACAGCATGGAGCAGAATGATCAGCTTTTTCTGATGCCAGCGATGACGGACTGTGATCTGGTCATTCCCGGTGGTGTCTCCTCGTGTTACGCGGTGATGAATGAAGGTGATCTGCTTGATGGCATCCGGGCGCTGGGTGTTGAGGGTTGGGAACAGGACATTGATGGCCTGCAGGTATACAACTCCAGTAGTAGTCGTCAATTGCTGGAACAATTTGCCAGTATCTCTCTTAATCAGGATTACCTGGCGCCGTCAGGGTCAGGCGATGGGGTTGCCACGGGCCAGCATTTGTTGCATCAACTGGCACTGATTATCCATCAGGCATCCGCCGTGGGCACCAACACTGACAGTGGCCAGTACCTGCGGGAACGCCGGCTGGAGGTGGTACGTAGAACCCGGGACTATATTCTGTCATGCCTGGATCAGCATACCAGCCCGAGCGTCGTGGATATTTGCAAGGGCATTGGGGTCAGCGCCCGTGTGCTGCAATACAGTTTTAATGATTTTATGCAGATCACGCCGGTCGCCTATTTGCGTATCCTTCGCCTCAATAAAGTCAGGCAGCAACTGCTGATGCCCGCCCATGCAATGGTGACGGTCACCGAAGTGGCTACCCGCTTCGGTTTCATGCATCTGAGCAATTTTGCCCGCGACTACGCGGGCCTGTTTGGTGAACGCCCCTCGGTCACACTGCAGCGCAGTCTGCGCTAAGCCTCGTACCATGCCTACTGTGCAGGTGCCAATACCTAAGCTCCCGTGATAAATGCGGAAATGTGATAGTCGTGCTTTCGCTCGGCGTGGATCATGTCTGGTCATTTGCTGATCATTCCTGCATCAAGGGTTCACCGCCATGTCCCGCCTCGTTTCCATATTCGCCTATCAAATCGCCAGAACCATTGTTGTTGGCGGCCTGTTGTTGACAGTTGCCGGCGTAGCATCGGCACAGGACCGGATTTACTGGGATGGCGGCAATACCACGCAGAATGGCGCCGTGGATGGCGGTGATGGCACCTGGGACGATGCTTCCACCAACTGGACCAGTCAAACTGGCGGCGTAAACTACACTGCCGATGGCCTTGGTGCCCTGCCTGACAGGCGGTTCAGCGGTGCGGGCGGCACGGTCAACGTCACCGCCACTACGCCGCAGGCAGGTCGGATGCAGTTCAGTAGCAGTGGTTATCGCCTGCAGGGCGCGGCAGTTGATGTGCAGGGGCGGCTGGTACTGAGCACCGGTACCACCACCACGATCGCAAACGCCCTGACCGCCGACGGTCTGGAGTCAGCCAGCACCGGTGTGCTGATCATCGATGCCACGGGCACGCTGCAAATAGACTCAGGCGAGTCGGTGGCGGCCATTGCCGGCAATATCACCAATAATGGCACGCTGGCGTTCAATCGCTCTGACGACCTCGTCTTGACCAACACTATCAATGGCACCGGCCTTATCCGGCAACAGGGCGCGGGTATCCTGACCTTTAATCGTGCGGGGGCGACTTACAGCGGCAATGTGGAAGTCGTCAATGCCACGTTCAGACCTAATAATGTTGAAATCCTTGGTGTCGTGACGCTGGATGGTGGCACATTGAGGAATCTTCAACCGGCAGATCCGCCCGCCGAAATAGCATTAAGAGCAGGTGGTGGAGCGATTTTTGTCGATGTCCCTACTTTTGGTACCGGCAACAACATCAGCGGCATTGGCAAGCTGACCAAAACCGGGGCCGGTCAACTGCGACTGAATGGCAACAGGACCTTCTCGGGCGGCATGGACATTAACGAGGGCGCGGTGATTTTTCGTGACTCATCTGGCGCGGTAACCACCCCGTTTGGTACCGGTCCGGTCACGGTGGCGGCAGGTGCCCGTCTTGATTTGAGTGACGCCATGACTGTGCCAAATGCAGTCTCGCTGGTAGCAACCAGCGACGTGCGAATAGCAACTTCTTATCCGATAACATTGTCTGGCAACATCAATTTTGGCGGTGGGTCTGAGGCAATAACATTGTTGGGAGGGACTACTGCTGATCAAACCGTGAATTTTTCCGGTGTATTATCCAACGGTGGTTTTCTTGTCGATGCGACTGCCATCAGCAGTGCTCGCACGTTGGAGTTCAGTGGCGCGGGCGCCAATACCTACACCGGCCTCACCCGGTTACAAACGGTCGCTGGTGCCGGTCTGCGTTTCCGCCTGAACAAGAGCGCCAACGTCACGGCGGTTCCCGCTAACCTGACCGTGGACACCGGTACGCAGGTCATTGTCGCTGCTCATGAACAAATAGCGGATACCGCCACCGTACAGCTGGACTCGGGCTCGACAATGACACTGGGTGATGCCGTTGCCGTTACCGAAACCATAAGCATGTTGAATGGTGCCGGTGCGTTGAACCTGAGCTCGCTCAGTGAACTCCGGCTGGGCAGTGGTTCGCTGAGTGGCGTGATCAGCGGCGACGGTGCGCTGGTGAAACAGGGTACCGGCTCCCTGTTGCTGTCGGGCACCAGCACCTATACCGGCAACACCTCGGTAACCGCTGGCCAATTGCAGGTCAGCGGCAGTCTGGTCAGCGCTGTGACAGTCAGCAGTGGCGCTACCCTGTCGGGCGCCGGCACAGTGGGCACGCTGCAGGTGAATGGCGGGGGCACTGTCGCCCCGGGCGCGAGCGCGGGCACGTTGAATACCGGTAGTCTGTCACTGGCTGCCACCGCCATTATCAACATGGAACTGGCTGCACCCGGGACCACCGGTGGTGGCGTTAATGACCTGATACAGGTCACGGGCAATCTTGTGCTTGATGGTGTGCTGAATGTCAGCGACCTGGGTGGACTGGCTGCGGGCACCTACACCCTGATGACTTACACCGGTGCGTTGACAGACAATGGCCTGACCGTTGGCACCACGCCGGCCGGGTTTGTTTACAGCCTTGATGTCACCCAGAGCAATGCCGTCAACCTGATCGTTGCTTCGCGGCAGGCAGCACTGACGCTGTCAGGGTCGGAACTGGATTTCGGCACCCGTAGCATCACCGCAGCAGCGAGTAGTCAGGTGCTGACGGTCACTAGTTCAGGCAATATTTCGACAGTCTTCGCCAGCCCCACAATCACGGGAACCCATGCCGCTGATTTTTCCATCTCGGCCGATACCTGCGCAAGCACGATACTTGTCGTTGCCGCCAATTGCACGATCACCATTACGCAGAGCGGCACAACCGCCGGTATGCGTTCAGCCGTGCTGAATATTCGCTCTGATGCGCACGACAACCCGCATGCCGTGACGTTGAGCGTGCGTAGGGTCGGCTTGCCGACATTGGCCGGTCTGAACGGCATCAGTCGGGACTTCACCACCGGTGCCGGTGCGCTGCGCCTGGATCAGGGCAATGTGACCGTACTGGGTGTGCCAGAGGCGTTGAATCTCGACGGTGGCACACTGCGGACAAGCATGGTGACTGGCGCGAACGCCGCTGAAGATGTGTTCTCATTTGCCAGCGTGGGCGGAGTCAGTCTAAGCGGCACCGCTGCCGGCAGCAACGTACTGGTGGATGCGACGGTGATCGGAACGCTTGAGAATGCAGTCGCTGCCGGCAACGTGCTGGGTGTCACATTCAACACCAATGCCACAGTGGCCAGGGCGCAGACCCTGATGCGTGCAATCACGTATCAGAATATCAATACTGGCAGTCCGGTCACTGGCGTCCGTGAAGCCGAAATCAGCCTGACCTATCTGGGGCAGTCAGTCACGGCCACCCTGTCCATTGATGTGAAAGAAGCGCCTGTTGTGGTGTTGCCCCCGGTTGAACCCTCGACTCCGCCGGTGGTGACCGGCAGTGTAGAGACTGATGTTGCCGGTAGTGTGGACGATCCGGTGACCATCCGGGATGCCACCGTCGATGGGGGTGTGACCCTGACCCATGTCATCATTGGTTCCGGCGTCACGCTGGCCCCCGGCGTGATTCTGGGTGAAGGTGTCATTTTCGAGGCACCCGGCCTGATCCAGGCGTTGCAGCTGATTCCTCCCTTTGGCGCTGATGGGGCCTCGCTGGAACAACTTGCCAACGGCCAGATTCGTATCACAGCCAGTGGCTACCGGGCCCTACTGTTGCCTTTTGCTACTATGCAGGCAAGCGCCGGCCAGTTGCCGGGTATTCACTACGGTGACAATGGCGAGGTCATCCTGATTGCCAGTGGTGGCATGGGTATTCGGCTGTATGCCTTGCACAATGACGGTGAGGCGTTGAGCAGCCTGTTGTCAGGTTCCGGCCTGCAACAGAACGTCACCTCCACCGGGCAGATGCAGGTGACGTCCGTGGTGGCCGGGTCGACGCCGTTGGCCAGTGGTGCCACGGTGGTGGCGCTGTCTGGTGAGGAGGTGTATTTCAGTGCCCGTGCCGATCTTGTTGCGGTACCCGCCGGTACCGCTGCCGTGGCGGGGATTGTTGAATATCCGGTGGCAGGACTGGGCACCGTACAGCAGTTGTCGTCGCTGTTCCTGCCTGAAGAGGGAGAGCTGATGCAGCAGGATCTGATGCCGGCGTCGGCAGATTGGCCGGCATTGCGCGACGCCCTGCTGGCGATGCCGGGCATCACGGCTGTGAGCCTGGACACGCGCGGCGTCATTGACGTCAGTGTTGATGGCATACAATTGCGCGGTGTAATGGATTACACGGTCGTCCGCTCGGCTGCCGGCAGTGGCGCCCTGGTGTTGGATGCCGCAGGGGACCTCACCGGTAACGGCATGGGTGACTACCGCGTGACTTACAGCAACGGTGATCAACAATATCTGTTTATTTATGCTGACAATTAGGCGGATTGGCTGTGTTCGAAAAATAGCCGGGTCTGCTCGTCCGCGGGAAAATAGCTTTCGATCATCAGTTCCTGCAGGCCGGCGTCCAGTGCCGTGCCGAAACTGCTGAGCGTGGAGAACACCTTCAATTGCTGGCCGTGAATGTTCAGCTCGGAGGTCAGCATGGGGCCTTCCCAGGAGTCAGGCGAAGGCGTCTGCCAGTCTCGTGGCGGGTCCATGCTCAGCAGTCTGTCCATCAGTGTCGCCAGCCCTGCCGTTGGTTGGGTACTCAACTGTAGCCGCAGGCGGCGTAGCAGCAAGCTTGCCACAGTATCCCAGTTGGTCAGATAGGCTCGCAGCCCTTCAGGATCAAACATGTGCTCCAGCAAATTGCTGGTTTGCTGCAATCGTTCGATTGGAACCAGCGCGGTCATCAGATTGTGCATAGCGGTATTGCCCATCAGCAGGTTCCATTCCAGATCCAGTACCGCCGCCGGGTAGGGATTGTGTTTATCCAGCATGATCTGCAAGGCATCTCGCACCGGCTGCATGGCGCTGTCATCCAGGGACATATCAGAAAACACTGCTGCATAGCCAAACGCATTCATCAACCGGTTGCAGTCGCGATGGCTCAGCCCCATGACCTCCGACAGCCTGAGCAGCATGTCGCGGCTGGGTTGGGCGCGGCCGGTTTCAATGAAACTGATGTGACGTGCCGAGACCTCAGCCTGCAAGCCAAGATCAAGCTGTGACAGGCGCCTGGCACGGCGGATTTCCGTCAGGACGTGGCCGGTGGCTGGCATGAGTTTTACCTCTCAATAACATTGATGCTGATTCTTGCGCATTAACCGACTCAAGACCATTACTTCCGAGGTAATTGAGTTGCATTGTCATCAGCGGGATCATGCTTTCAGCGTCGATCAAACCTGGTCGGCGTGTGTTCAACGTTGCTAAAGGAGCTCTGTCATGAAAATTCCGAGTCTGACCACTACACTGCTGGTTAATGTTATCTGCTCTGCTACCGCTGGTGCCGTGCTGGTGGTTGCGCCAACGACCATGGCTGGCATCATCGGTGAGGTTCCAGCATGGCTTTGTCAGTTTGTTGGTGTCGGGCTGATGCTGTTTGCCGGATGGGTATACTGGATTTCGCGAAAGTTACCGGAGGCGCGTGCCGGTGTTAGCTGGGTATTTGCGCTGGACATGGTGTGGGTCGTCGGTGTGCCGGTGGTCATGGTCGCATTCGCCAACTACCTGACTTTGTGGGGGCACCTGCTGCTGGGCGGTTCGGTATTGCTGGTGGCGGATTTTGCCTGGCTGGAGTGGTACTGGGTCAGACGCATGCCGCACGACAGTCGACTGCATGCCGGTGCCGCGTAGCCGCCTGATACTATCCATTAAAGACCAGTCGGTTGTTATTGTCGCGATTGTGCTTTATCGCCTCTTCGTTATTGATGTCCGCCATCAGTTTACATTGTCTGTCATACAGAACCACGTTGACCGACGCTGCCAGATTCATGCAGCCGATGGTGGGGACAAATACCACATGATCGGCTGCATCGATGATGGCCTGAGGCAGGGACCCATCTTCCGGGCCGAACACATAGAGAGCATGCCTGGGGTGCTCAAACTGTGGCAGCAGGGCGGCGCCCTCGGCAAATTCCACACAGACCACTTGAGTGTTCTCCGGCAGGTCACTCAGCAGATCAGTCATCTGGGTCAGTGGTATTGTCGTGTGCATGTTCTTGGTATCAGTCTGATATTTTACTGCACGCGAAAATCGCTCGCCGCTATAGCGCACCGAGTTGGCCTGATAGCATCCGGCAGCCCGCATGATGGAGCCCACATTCTCCGGGCTTTTAGGGTTATGTAGGGCGATGATGGTCCAGAGGCGTGTTGTCATTTCTGTCGCCTGTGGTCGAGTTCGCCACTGTCGGCGTCGGTGAACTCAGGTTCACGCTTTTCGAAATAAGCTTTCACCGCTTCGTTCTGGTTAGCCGAGCCAATCAGGCGGTGGATCTCCTGGCGTTCGGCAGCAAACTGTTCAGCAGCTTCCGCCTTGAGCTTGCGGGTTAACAGCCGTTTGGCGGCACGCACCGCATCGGGGCTGCGACTGGCAATCTCAGTGGCAAGCGATTGCGCAGCGACCAGAGGGTCTTCTGATAAATGGGTGATCAGTCCAAGTGCGTGGCCTTCGTCGGCCTGCAGAATTCTGGCGCTATAAACCAGTTCGCGGGCAACATCAGGACGTACCAGTTGTGACAGCATCAGCGTGCCGGTCATATCCGGGATCAGGCCCCAGAACACTTCGCGCACCGACAGCTGGGTGTCCGGGTGGGCAATGCGAATATCCGCACACAGCGCAATCTGCATACCGCCGCCAAGGGCGTGGCCCTGCAGTGCGGCAATAACCGGAACCGGCACCTCCTGCCAGACCCAGCACACCTGTTGGGCCAGGTGAGTCATGGCATCCTCGGCAACCATGGTACCAATGGTCGAGGTCTTGCCATCACGCTGCGACATGCCCTTAAACGAGCCAAAGTCCAGGCCGGCACAGAAGGATTCGCCTTCGCCGGACAACACCACGGCACGCAGGCCTGGCAAAGATGTCAGCGCGTCACCGGCAGCGGCCAGCGACTGGAACAGGGCGTCATCAAGGGC encodes:
- a CDS encoding beta strand repeat-containing protein, with the protein product MSRLVSIFAYQIARTIVVGGLLLTVAGVASAQDRIYWDGGNTTQNGAVDGGDGTWDDASTNWTSQTGGVNYTADGLGALPDRRFSGAGGTVNVTATTPQAGRMQFSSSGYRLQGAAVDVQGRLVLSTGTTTTIANALTADGLESASTGVLIIDATGTLQIDSGESVAAIAGNITNNGTLAFNRSDDLVLTNTINGTGLIRQQGAGILTFNRAGATYSGNVEVVNATFRPNNVEILGVVTLDGGTLRNLQPADPPAEIALRAGGGAIFVDVPTFGTGNNISGIGKLTKTGAGQLRLNGNRTFSGGMDINEGAVIFRDSSGAVTTPFGTGPVTVAAGARLDLSDAMTVPNAVSLVATSDVRIATSYPITLSGNINFGGGSEAITLLGGTTADQTVNFSGVLSNGGFLVDATAISSARTLEFSGAGANTYTGLTRLQTVAGAGLRFRLNKSANVTAVPANLTVDTGTQVIVAAHEQIADTATVQLDSGSTMTLGDAVAVTETISMLNGAGALNLSSLSELRLGSGSLSGVISGDGALVKQGTGSLLLSGTSTYTGNTSVTAGQLQVSGSLVSAVTVSSGATLSGAGTVGTLQVNGGGTVAPGASAGTLNTGSLSLAATAIINMELAAPGTTGGGVNDLIQVTGNLVLDGVLNVSDLGGLAAGTYTLMTYTGALTDNGLTVGTTPAGFVYSLDVTQSNAVNLIVASRQAALTLSGSELDFGTRSITAAASSQVLTVTSSGNISTVFASPTITGTHAADFSISADTCASTILVVAANCTITITQSGTTAGMRSAVLNIRSDAHDNPHAVTLSVRRVGLPTLAGLNGISRDFTTGAGALRLDQGNVTVLGVPEALNLDGGTLRTSMVTGANAAEDVFSFASVGGVSLSGTAAGSNVLVDATVIGTLENAVAAGNVLGVTFNTNATVARAQTLMRAITYQNINTGSPVTGVREAEISLTYLGQSVTATLSIDVKEAPVVVLPPVEPSTPPVVTGSVETDVAGSVDDPVTIRDATVDGGVTLTHVIIGSGVTLAPGVILGEGVIFEAPGLIQALQLIPPFGADGASLEQLANGQIRITASGYRALLLPFATMQASAGQLPGIHYGDNGEVILIASGGMGIRLYALHNDGEALSSLLSGSGLQQNVTSTGQMQVTSVVAGSTPLASGATVVALSGEEVYFSARADLVAVPAGTAAVAGIVEYPVAGLGTVQQLSSLFLPEEGELMQQDLMPASADWPALRDALLAMPGITAVSLDTRGVIDVSVDGIQLRGVMDYTVVRSAAGSGALVLDAAGDLTGNGMGDYRVTYSNGDQQYLFIYADN
- a CDS encoding helix-turn-helix domain-containing protein, with translation MPATGHVLTEIRRARRLSQLDLGLQAEVSARHISFIETGRAQPSRDMLLRLSEVMGLSHRDCNRLMNAFGYAAVFSDMSLDDSAMQPVRDALQIMLDKHNPYPAAVLDLEWNLLMGNTAMHNLMTALVPIERLQQTSNLLEHMFDPEGLRAYLTNWDTVASLLLRRLRLQLSTQPTAGLATLMDRLLSMDPPRDWQTPSPDSWEGPMLTSELNIHGQQLKVFSTLSSFGTALDAGLQELMIESYFPADEQTRLFFEHSQSA
- a CDS encoding RNA methyltransferase; translation: MTTRLWTIIALHNPKSPENVGSIMRAAGCYQANSVRYSGERFSRAVKYQTDTKNMHTTIPLTQMTDLLSDLPENTQVVCVEFAEGAALLPQFEHPRHALYVFGPEDGSLPQAIIDAADHVVFVPTIGCMNLAASVNVVLYDRQCKLMADINNEEAIKHNRDNNNRLVFNG
- a CDS encoding crotonase/enoyl-CoA hydratase family protein, which gives rise to MHIDGIKDNRVTVNLHNGIADVRLNRADKRNALDDALFQSLAAAGDALTSLPGLRAVVLSGEGESFCAGLDFGSFKGMSQRDGKTSTIGTMVAEDAMTHLAQQVCWVWQEVPVPVIAALQGHALGGGMQIALCADIRIAHPDTQLSVREVFWGLIPDMTGTLMLSQLVRPDVARELVYSARILQADEGHALGLITHLSEDPLVAAQSLATEIASRSPDAVRAAKRLLTRKLKAEAAEQFAAERQEIHRLIGSANQNEAVKAYFEKREPEFTDADSGELDHRRQK